From the Solanum lycopersicum chromosome 10, SLM_r2.1 genome, one window contains:
- the LOC101262152 gene encoding E3 ubiquitin-protein ligase RMA1H1: MALDLHFEEQIAESTFNKCRGSPLQKWKTLDDERDDDNRASGFDCNICLDVVKDPVVTFCGHLYCWPCIYKWIQFQGASDHQKPQCPVCKAKVSQKELIPLYGPGQATKSSADGVTSKGMVIPQRPLRPTCSGDIATTTNSLPSQQLNHRQQPHSGSYTASPTVIGEVVYARVFGNACPNSYNLEINTSLRMRRQLLHADRSLGRLYFFLFCCVLVCLLLF, translated from the coding sequence ATGGCGTTGGATCTTCATTTTGAAGAACAGATAGCAGAGAGTACCTTTAACAAATGTCGTGGTAGCCCCTTACAGAAATGGAAGACGCTTGATGATGAGCGTGATGATGACAATCGCGCTAGTGGTTTTGACTGTAACATATGTTTGGACGTTGTAAAAGATCCCGTGGTTACATTTTGCGGTCACCTTTATTGTTGGCCTTGTATCTACAAGTGGATTCAATTCCAGGGCGCCTCGGATCACCAAAAGCCACAATGTCCTGTTTGCAAAGCTAAAGTTTCACAAAAGGAGTTGATTCCGCTCTATGGCCCTGGCCAAGCAACAAAATCATCTGCAGACGGCGTTACAAGTAAAGGCATGGTCATACCACAAAGGCCTCTGAGGCCAACATGTAGTGGGGATATAGCAACTACGACAAATTCACTTCCATCGCAACAACTTAACCATCGACAACAGCCACATTCAGGGAGCTACACGGCCTCACCAACCGTGATTGGTGAAGTGGTTTATGCAAGAGTCTTTGGAAACGCATGTCCAAACTCgtataaccttgaaataaacaCGAGTTTGAGAATGAGAAGGCAGCTGTTACACGCGGATAGATCACTTGGAAGATTATATTTCTTCCTCTTCTGTTGTGTATTGGTATGCCTTCTCTTGTTTTGA
- the MKB1 gene encoding RING-finger E3 ubiquitin ligase Makibishi 1 translates to MALDFICNKQIEEGKPIEKLKMVDDEHEGGNLSRGFECNICLDLAHDPVVTYCGHLYCWPCIYKWIHLHSIPCENPAQRHPQCPVCKAHVSQTTMVPLYGRDQATKTSQDDGMAIPERPQQFHHRSSTSTIGETAHAERVDGNSFVPYPNAHHLAGTASLRMRRQQLQADDKSLRRVHFFLFCCVVLCLILL, encoded by the coding sequence ATGGCCCTGGATTTCATTTGCAACAAGCAAATAGAAGAAGGTAAGCCCATAGAGAAGTTGAaaatggttgatgatgaacatGAAGGCGGCAATCTCTCTCGTGGTTTTGAGTGTAACATTTGCCTAGATCTTGCACATGATCCAGTGGTTACCTACTGTGGTCACTTGTATTGTTGGCCTTGTATCTACAAATGGATTCACTTACATAGCATCCCTTGTGAAAATCCAGCTCAACGCCACCCACAATGCCCGGTTTGCAAGGCTCATGTTTCACAAACAACCATGGTTCCACTCTATGGACGCGACCAAGCTACAAAAACATCTCAAGATGATGGCATGGCCATACCAGAAAGACCTCAACAATTCCATCATCGGTCTAGTACAAGCACGATTGGTGAAACAGCTCATGCAGAACGCGTTGATGGGAACTCATTTGTTCCATATCCAAACGCGCATCATCTAGCAGGGACCGctagtttgaggatgagaaggCAACAACTGCAAGCTGATGATAAATCACTTCGCAGAGtgcatttttttctcttctgtTGTGTGGTGTTGTGTCTTATCTTGTTATGA
- the LOC101261554 gene encoding uncharacterized protein → MAGKQLDVPRTSGGNLKEQLVRRTLQNVRSQGHIYVELREDGKRLIFFCTLCHSPCYSDSVLFNHLKGNLHTEMLAAAKATLLKPNPWPFNDGVLFFNDPEQDKQDKQSPNVNVGKSRLVDTCLEDESSVAIVEYDDNLRHNEDTYVSEYEYGLLDSELIGNEESDYLVIPGVLCKDELSDLEVKHIGIGKIAARISVRGIDSKSIRRIWCEWLAKKDSDDMDTSVVPDHDFAVVTFPYNYNLGRSPLLDDRFLLPSSPYSESEETSVTGKRKRKSFSDPEDFSESLSNHCDSSGEESQSTNNSNMKLILGTCDDQLVSSRIISSKTMRRELRKQQRVASERMCDICQQKMLPGKDVATLLSWKSGKLMCSSRNMSGAFHLFHVSCLIHWILQCELQTSVKPVDEPKMEPKAKRRSKKKTGTKHNAKEKEDETKSARRINSVFCPECQGTGICIEGDELEKPPVSLSEVYRLKIKLSDARKAWMKNPEVLQNCSTGFDLPPEHDDLLQEYVSPLKLLHFYRANVSH, encoded by the exons GAACTTTGCAGAATGTGAGGTCTCAAGGGCACATATATGTTGAGCTTAGAGAGGATGGGAAGAGGCTGATCTTTTTCTGCACGTTATGTCATTCTCCATGTTATAGCGATTCTGTTCTGTTTAATCATTTGAAAGGCAATCTCCATACTGAAATGCTTGCTGCTGCTAAAGCCACATTGTTGAAACCTAATCCTTGGCCCTTCAATGATGGTGTACTTTTCTTTAATGATCCGGAGCAAGATAAGCAAGATAAGCAATCACCTAATGTGAATGTTGGGAAAAGCAGACTGGTTGACACTTGTCTTGAAGATGAAAGTAGCGTTGCTATTGTTGAGTATGATGACAACTTGAGACATAATGAGGATACATATGTTTCCGAGTATGAGTACGGCCTGCTTGATAGTGAGTTAATTGGTAATGAAGAGAGTGATTACTTGGTTATTCCGGGTGTGTTGTGTAAAGACGAATTATCTGATCTAGAAGTGAAACATATTGGTATTGGAAAAATTGCCGCTCGTATTAGTGTACGTGGCATTGACTCAAAAAGTATTCGTAGAATATGGTGTGAATGGTTGGCAAAGAAGGATTCTGATGATATGGATACCTCTGTGGTTCCAGATCATGATTTTGCGGTTGTTACATTTCCTTATAACTATAATTTGGGTAGGTCCCCGTTACTTGATGACAGATTTTTGCTCCCTTCCAGTCCTTATTCAGAATCTGAGGAGACCAGTGTTACTggaaagaggaagaggaagtCATTTTCAGACCCCGAGGATTTCAGCGAGTCTCTTAGTAATCATTGTGATTCGTCTGGGGAAGAATCTCAATCAACAAATAACTCAAATATGAAACTGATCTTGGGAACATGTGATGATCAACTAGTGAGTTCAAGAATTATATCCAGCAAAACTATGAGGAGAGAGTTGAGGAAACAGCAGCGAGTGGCTTCCGAGAGAATGTGTGATATCTGTCAACAGAAAATGCTTCCTGGTAAGGATGTGGCAACACTTCTGAGCTGGAAATCTGGAAAACTTATGTGCAGCAGTAGAAATATGTCTGGG GCATTTCATTTGTTTCACGTATCTTGCCTCATTCATTGGATACTTCAATGTGAATTGCAAACCTCTGTGAAACCTGTTGACGAACCAAAAATGGAACCAAAAGCAAAACGAAGATCTAAGAAGAAGACTGGAACCAAACACAATGCAAAAGAGAAGGAAGATGAGACAAAATCAGCGAGACGGATCAACTCAGTGTTCTGTCCGGAATGCCAGGGCACTGGTATCTGCATCGAGGGAGATGAGCTGGAGAAGCCTCCTGTCTCACTTTCTGAG GTGTACAGGCTCAAAATTAAACTTAGTGATGCACGAAAAGCATGGATGAAGAATCCTGAGGTGTTGCAAAATTGCTCAACAGGTTTTGATTTACCCCCTGAGCATGACGATCTTCTCCAG GAATATGTATCACCACTCAAATTGCTGCACTTTTATCGCGCCAATGTTTCACACTGA